The nucleotide window GTTGGGTCATCAAGAGAAATGATCTAGGACAGAGAACCATCTATCTTCAGGgtgaatccaaatccaagagtagCATTTCTTCTTCCATGGATGACCTCGCTCCAAGATTCTCAACAGATGTCTTAAGAACCTCTGAAGAAAGTGCATCTCAAGCAAGAACTATGTTAAATGGAAGTACTGATTCAACACTGATCAGTTCAAGTTCTGAAGTTAGTACTGGGATAGAGCTACAGCCAACCATGACCGAGATTGATCAAACAAGCCCCTTGTTCTTGAGCTATCTAGCTTCAGACACTCTGAAGGTATCACATGCATAGGACATAAgggaatttttcaaaatttgttgtTTTAGCTTTCTACATCAAAGTGGAATTCTTGAATagcccaaataaataaataaataaataagtaaaataatTAGTGAATACTTAGGATTATTTCGCTTACTTTGGCCACAAATCACCAGGAAAAACGCTCACAGGGATTACCGAGCCCCACGCAGCCGACATAAAATGACTTGTTCGATTTCCTTCCAGAATTTGACTTTATTTTGGTTAGTAAATCTGTCTCTTGCCTTTTTCTCTGTCTCGCTTCTTTCAAGTTGTTATCTTTTTACTTGCTCTTCAACCTTGATCAATTTATTGATTTGTGCGTACGTTATATTCCTGGCACTAAATGAACAAAATTAATGGTTTAACTTGGTAACCCAGATGATTCTGATATTTACTTTCCAAAAACATTGTCTTGGTTAGATTGGCTAACCTACCCAAGAATATCATGTGGTGATGTTTGTACTTAAAGAAAACAATTTGAAGTAATTCAATGTTGTTGGCAGTTAATGTCAGATGGAGAGATCCTGCATGCTGCTTCTTTTCACGAGTTACTGGACACAAGTAGAGAATTTCAAGACCTGGTCAATGCACACAAAGGCACTGTTGGTTCTGAAAGGCTCGCTGAGGTCGTTTCTCCCTTGAGATGTGAAACTGCCAAAAGAGAGATTAAGAAAGCGTCTACTGTGAAACAACAGAAAACAGATAATGCACCAGCAGTAGATCAGCTAAttaaagaagaggagagagaaactGGAGATACTGGTCTGAAGCCATACTTAACAATACCTGAATCAGAGCAAAGGCTACTTGTATTTCTCCTTGGCAGGCCTATGCCATCTCATGTTTGTGGCTGGACAGATTACACAAAACTCTTGGATGGCTGCTAACAAATCACACAAACTCAGGAAGAAAATGCCGCTTCTCTTATATTAAAATAGAAGTCTCTAATGTTTCTCTGTTTGTTTTGAGTTTTCAAGTCTCTTGGACTGAGGGAGAAAACCAATCTCtgtttttcctctttctttttcttttctttctgttttttcatgttttatggattggGATTCCAAGTCTATTTGACTGAGAATTGAAGACTCTTTCAGGGTTTTCTTGGGTTATATTTGAGAGGAAAAACCCATTAAAATATTGTAGCTAATGTTGTGGATCTGACTGACTATGCGCAGGTTTATGAATaggttaaaataaatgatttagcctcagttgttgagaactgaggttaaaaagtgaatttagcctcagttgttgtcaacaaaggctaaattcatctttagtctcagttttgcctcagttacctaaactgagacaacaactcccgtggctaaaggctttagcctcggtcgTTGAGAACCGagattaaaaatagatttagtttcaattggaggcaactgaggctaaaatttggatttagtcttgGTTGAAAACAATGGAGGCCAAAATATTTTGATttggcctcatttcgagaaaactgaagctaaaaaggttcttttagcttcacttgaagaactaaggctaaaagtcattttagcctcagttgctaaaactgaggctaaagcctttagccacagcggtttcaacctcggtttggataactgaggctaaaggctttagcctcagtttttaacctttttagccacagttttgtaccgaggctaaagcccccttttcttgtagtgccgtagggctttagaagttgtgtccaacatgaaaagtgcttagaataattaggggaataatataattaagccacataggacacttactataaaagtaaatttactatttatagtaagttacgaattttagggagttttaattatagtttgcttctaatttctctcttattacttggtatccctatttaaagggctgtgaacttgtttatttcatacatcaatcaatttacaaattttcatgaCTATTTCTAATTTCTtactttttcctcatggattcgagaaatctctgtgaggagtccagagagacttcgtggatttgaagtagctttccttgaggaagatggtgatcgacttcatcacgttcatccctgcatcagttGTGCACGCCAGATTCACGAGATTCCAATTGATCGCAGTCAAAAAGTCCCGTTTacttttgtttttattataaatagtaagttttagttagtATAACTCTTGATcgtttgagttgtagaagtcgtgcccaacataaaaagggcttagaaaagtaaggagaataacatggttgggctaaattggatacttactatttttggctgaaaaccataaaGTCTAGCAGGAATagagtctataaatagtaagtttactatttatagttagttaattttttagggtgtttgagttggagtccaagtctaaaactccgtcctGGGGTTGAGCTTATTATATTAAAGAGttgtgatttctttttctttttatttattatttattattattatttttttaatttaatcatcaatcaaattatttcaaatttattaagaattattcCTGTTTTTATTcgtcgtggattcgaggaagctctgaggagtccaaagagctccatggatttggagtaaacTAATCCCCTGACGAAGACGGTGATCAatctcatcacgtccctcctcatcatgtccctccctgcATTATTGTCTTAACAAAAAAAACAAAGGTATTTTGGCTCTGTCAAGGTTGGTTGATTGATTCCCATGATCACAAGGTTTTCAACCAAATGAATTCACATTTGGTTTAAAATAAGGTCAGAAATTTGAGGACcagtatttatatatatacttaATTATAAAGCATGAATGACTTTCGGTTATATGAAAGAATGCTTCCATTGTTAACAAAACGAACTAGAAAAAGACCAAAAAATATCTGCATCATCCAAGAGCTGCGTACTCCACAAAAACAGAGCTCCAAAGAACCGAAAATGCTACATCTTGACTAGATTGGAGCACATCAACTCAAGAACCTACATCCCTAAGGATAACAAATAAAGTTACCTATACCAGGAAGCCAATGTGGGACTAAACCCAGGACACAATAACAAACACTTAAACATCAGTTGACGTAGAGAGAAGTATGCAAATGAAAATGTCATTATATCCCAAGCAGTTATTAGATCTTCTAGGAGCTACACCAATTGGATTATGTGTGTAGACAGTGGCATGTGGAAGCTAATTATGCATTTTGGTGGGGTATAAAGATGGATTGTTTAGACTCATCAAGTAGCACAGAGGAAcaaggagaaacaagtttttaaatGTTTGGGGGCATCGACTATGTGTGGATGGATGTGAATTCTTTTCGTATTTCAATTTTAGACTCAAGGTTACGAGCTATTAATAAGCATAAATGCAGACAGTGGTAGTGCTTGGAATGATTTATGAGGAATTATGTTTGAAGAATCACGTCACCACATGTAATATATAAAACGGTTGAAATGGCTTGTGGCTGCTACAACTGTTGAGAAAATGATAGCTTGATCTTGGATTTTGGAGTAAGGGGTGTTGAAAGTCATTGTTGAGATAATTTGCACTACAAAAATTAGCAATGCTCAACTTTCTTATATCACAAATTATTAAGGGAAATGGTATTATGAGGTCgtcctcatgggaagttcccatgaggtcgtcCTCATgggaagctgtgtgggccccaccgtgatgtgtttcaaacatcAAAACTGTGCATTTTATGGGTCACCTTTAGgctatgggatatcccaaaaatcagctgtttaCAGAACTTAGGCGGGCCATACTATATAAAacaatgtgaagacatgcttaaaacttataaaagtacttggtggggcccacctgagttttagatgcaACTGAAACTTTCTtttacccctcatccaagtgggacacacaatggatggtctggatttatgaaccacatcttggtggccccaataaataattatgaattttttaataggagagtaacccctctcaactgttacatgtggtgtggcccacccaagtcatagattgagttcacttttaagcccgtggcccaccatggaatgatgcttctgactgatggggtagatgtttaacacacatcacggtggggcccatatagcttgACCTCCTGGGAACTAGGTCgaccttttgtttttttaaaaaaatatttttaattaaagaaAGGTGGGATGATACCACCCGGGATTTATTAATAGCAAAAGATTGTACAGCTATTCGGGCGGGTCTCAACAAAAAGATTTTGGACCTCGCCTGTTATATACCAAAATCGCACACTAGGCTAGTATTGGGATTAGTCTGATTAGACTAAAAGACTATCTCCTGGAAGCTGAGACAGGCTGAATCAGAGGAAGGAGAACCAGAATTAAAGGGAGCTTCCCTTCTGCCATTGACGAGGTCCATGTCAATTGGTCCTTATGCTTCCCAACCCAATGCTGTTGAGAACCAATGACCCTTGATTGATCTAGGAAGATCTGCTCAATACCTGAATAGCTTGTTTGCGCACCCTTCGCTGGCTAACCTGGCCAAGGCATCAGCCAAAAATGATGTTGAGAGGGCGACCTCAATGTACCGTTTCACAATTATTAAATGGACAATCTTCACAATAACATAATTCTCTTTTGCATTTGCTGTTCCAGAAATATTGTTGTGAAATTGATTAAgcatttcatctctctctctctctaaagtcGAACTGAAATTCCTTTCAAGATGGGATGTATaatcaaccttctttttttttttcttttttttttttctataaagcATGACTTTACTTCCTTTCAAGGGAAAGTAtaatccaccatggtgtatgtgccttatatccacaccgttcatctattttgaaaactcattttaggatatgatcctgaaaatgaagtagatccaaatcttaggtgaccacaccacatcaaacaatggcaattgaatacccaccattaaaaccataATGGAGACTAccaggtttattttccatccgaaaTATCTGGTTGAAGGGACTAGagaaatatcagcatgatcgaaaacttctgtggcccatcaaaagcttttaatggtcaaccaccatggcttcttgtggtgtggtctacttaaaatTTTTATCTGCGCCCATTTTTGgcacaatgccctaaaatgagctctcaaaacggatgtacggcatggatgtaaggtacatacatcaaagtgggccccatagccaACGATGCACAAACCTTGGTGGATCCAGGGGTCACCGAAGGGGAGCCCGTGTTTCACAAGCTGCCTATAATAGGATTGTCAAGGATTCCTTTTACAAGGCAGAGTGATGAATACTCCAACTAATTGTGGGCCAACATGCAAATGTGAAACACAAACTTATTGTAAATGGAAATCCCAGTTCACTTTTGATGGACCCATCAATTTGTCAAGGATTCCATATAAGGACGAGTGATGAATACTCCAACTAACTGTGGGCCTACATGCAAATGTGATACACAACCTTCTTGTAAATGAAAATCCCAGTTCACTTTGGATGGACGTATCAATTTGTCAAGGATTCCATATAAGGATGAGTGATGAATACTCCAACTAGCTGTGGGCCTACATCCAAATGTGATACACAACCCTATTGTAAATGGAAATTCCAGTTAACTTTTGATGGACCCATCAATTTGCCAAGGATTCATATAAGGACGAGTGAAGAATACTCCAACTAACTGTGGGCCTACATGCAAATGTGATACACAGCCTTATTGTAAATGGAATCCCAGTTCACTTTTGATCGACCCATCAATTTGTCAAGGATTCCATATAAGGACGATTGATGAATACTCCAACTAACCATGGGCGTACATGCAAATGTGATACACAACCCTATTGTAAATGGAAATTCCTGTTAACTTTTGATGGACCCATCAATTTGTCAAGGATTCATATAAGGACGAGTGATGAATACACCAACTAACTGTGGGCCTACGTGCAAATGTGATACACAACCTTATTGTAAATGGAAATCCCAGTTCACTTTTGATGGACCCATCAATTTGACAAAGATTCCATATAAGGACGAGTGATGAATACTCCAACTATGGGCCTACATGCAAATGTGATGCACAACCTTATTGTAAATGAAAATCCATTCACTTTTGATGGACCCATCTTTAACAATCTCAACTTAGCCAACAAACAAACAGTAGCTACTTGATGGACAATAAAATTGATGGTGGGCTCCGCATGATAGGaagtggatattgaagatggccTCACATGATGGGAAATAAaattgatggtgggctccacatggtagtcgacctttttctttttctgtaaaGTAAACCTTACTTCCTTTCAAGATTGAGAGACCATGGTGTATGtgcccactgcactgtttatttgacatccattctGTTGATTATGTAGTACAGACCTAggtgaagggagaaaacaaagataagcttggtctaaaactttttgggatccaaaacttttatagcccaaaaaatttttaatggttgacattcaatcaacactgtttcctataatatggtccacttgagattgggatatacttcttttttgggctcaGAACATAaatttatctagaaaaatagatggacaacatgcatgggtgaaacacatacatcaaggtgggccccgcaaagcactgaccactagccattggctagtggcaggggagtagccaatccgtttccatgaaaAATAACAGATctagagatcaagtggaccacgttgcaAAAAGTagcggaggattgaacgtctacta belongs to Magnolia sinica isolate HGM2019 chromosome 8, MsV1, whole genome shotgun sequence and includes:
- the LOC131253154 gene encoding uncharacterized protein LOC131253154 isoform X5; protein product: MSLQRYICSREDILNYATKLLKAELPLSVCKVAPIPGETKFRFLEQLLVVHGHWCYKRITQMVTFTLCWVIKRNDLGQRTIYLQGESKSKSSISSSMDDLAPRFSTDVLRTSEESASQARTMLNGSTDSTLISSSSEVSTGIELQPTMTEIDQTSPLFLSYLASDTLKMERSCMLLLFTSYWTQVENFKTWSMHTKALLVLKGSLRSFLP
- the LOC131253154 gene encoding uncharacterized protein LOC131253154 isoform X4, giving the protein MSLQRYICSREDILNYATKLLKAELPLSVCKVAPIPGETKVTFTLCWVIKRNDLGQRTIYLQGESKSKSSISSSMDDLAPRFSTDVLRTSEESASQARTMLNGSTDSTLISSSSEVSTGIELQPTMTEIDQTSPLFLSYLASDTLKLMSDGEILHAASFHELLDTSREFQDLVNAHKGTVGSERLAEVVSPLRCETAKREIKKASTVKQQKTDNAPAVDQLIKEEERETGDTGLKPYLTIPESEQRLLVFLLGRPMPSHVCGWTDYTKLLDGC
- the LOC131253154 gene encoding uncharacterized protein LOC131253154 isoform X3 gives rise to the protein MSLQRYICSREDILNYATKLLKAELPLSFRFLEQLLVVHGHWCYKRITQMVTFTLCWVIKRNDLGQRTIYLQGESKSKSSISSSMDDLAPRFSTDVLRTSEESASQARTMLNGSTDSTLISSSSEVSTGIELQPTMTEIDQTSPLFLSYLASDTLKLMSDGEILHAASFHELLDTSREFQDLVNAHKGTVGSERLAEVVSPLRCETAKREIKKASTVKQQKTDNAPAVDQLIKEEERETGDTGLKPYLTIPESEQRLLVFLLGRPMPSHVCGWTDYTKLLDGC
- the LOC131253154 gene encoding uncharacterized protein LOC131253154 isoform X2; amino-acid sequence: MSLQRYICSREDILNYATKLLKVCKVAPIPGETKFRFLEQLLVVHGHWCYKRITQMVTFTLCWVIKRNDLGQRTIYLQGESKSKSSISSSMDDLAPRFSTDVLRTSEESASQARTMLNGSTDSTLISSSSEVSTGIELQPTMTEIDQTSPLFLSYLASDTLKLMSDGEILHAASFHELLDTSREFQDLVNAHKGTVGSERLAEVVSPLRCETAKREIKKASTVKQQKTDNAPAVDQLIKEEERETGDTGLKPYLTIPESEQRLLVFLLGRPMPSHVCGWTDYTKLLDGC
- the LOC131253154 gene encoding uncharacterized protein LOC131253154 isoform X1 is translated as MSLQRYICSREDILNYATKLLKAELPLSVCKVAPIPGETKFRFLEQLLVVHGHWCYKRITQMVTFTLCWVIKRNDLGQRTIYLQGESKSKSSISSSMDDLAPRFSTDVLRTSEESASQARTMLNGSTDSTLISSSSEVSTGIELQPTMTEIDQTSPLFLSYLASDTLKLMSDGEILHAASFHELLDTSREFQDLVNAHKGTVGSERLAEVVSPLRCETAKREIKKASTVKQQKTDNAPAVDQLIKEEERETGDTGLKPYLTIPESEQRLLVFLLGRPMPSHVCGWTDYTKLLDGC